A DNA window from Haliovirga abyssi contains the following coding sequences:
- the smc gene encoding chromosome segregation protein SMC — protein MYLKSIEISGFKSFADKTKLNLSKGITSIVGPNGSGKSNVLDAVLWALGEQSYKSIRAKEGSDVIFSGGKNSKKKGMAMVSLIIDNNNSLLDIEYNEIKITRKIFSSGENEYYINDGKVRLKDIHELFMDTGIGKKAYSVIGQGKVEEIIMSSQKELREIIEEVAGIKKIKKRKEEAEKKLEKLNDNIEKIEIIENGIVERLGPLKKQYEKAIKYRELNESLNEYRYVIYKKQKETLGISLEKIGVEKDRKLDELEKIKENFKATEENLEKQVQLKEALQNKIFEKENSLKEIETVLNINENNKILYFERENNNKKSLEKINLDIIELNTLQDTRKKEIIKLKKDVNEIENEIKKQFEILEKDKEEVDGIQIKTLNLEKSLEKSKKDIFNLEIEKAKLQNKLESKDNKVKKIEIHIKNLEIENREVIDEKHKAIEESNKIVKNIDENRSKLREIQINIDDKFEQIKELKKTVENKNVIVEELNRKLNNRILKSQALNRMNENFEGLFKGVKEIIKSNISGVISPFMDIIEIPEYLETAIVTVAGNSLQDIVVENSSVAKKCIEFLKREKKGRASFLAFDMVSKSKGGKIEKKDGILGRLSELVKYDNQYKDVVELVLGNILVVKDVNIGINIQKKRSFYGTIVTLEGEVIHSKGKISGGEKVKNGITMIFERKKEINNINEEITNIEEILVKEKQYEIKIKKDINILIDKIEELNINKSNIEDILKKLGSEKEKRAYLLNSIENKLEVIEYELKNEKNYLNEIIENSSKQNNEVKIIEEDILKLKNNILELEFKLKENRKKSEKNSGEYYEKKSKIDILKQKKEFVEKNLFDKEEQLKNVLENLNKNNSQRDIYISEIEDLEKKLLKIDEILSEKSGFLKNMQTGIEQLKEEFLNFQNLEKMKIIEIKEIEKELIKNENSYHIIIKEYEVLNDEFEQIIKKFSEVDYEGELDEALLKLPVDILKSEINKLERSINKIGEINLYSIEEYKELSKKYEVLKYQKEDLINSKKELEKLIASILEELLNNFVLAYKELKNNFSYTCQEMLGMAKGEILLTNSEDLLNTGVELKVKFNNKKEQSLSLLSGGEKSMIAVAFIMAIFMYKPSPFTFFDEIEAALDETNTKKLILMLKKFTEKSQFILITHNKETMKESDTLYGVTMDKSEGVSKLLSVDM, from the coding sequence ATGTATTTAAAATCTATAGAAATATCTGGCTTTAAGTCATTTGCAGACAAAACTAAATTAAATTTATCAAAAGGGATAACTTCAATAGTTGGTCCAAATGGAAGTGGTAAAAGTAATGTTTTGGATGCTGTATTGTGGGCATTAGGAGAACAAAGCTATAAAAGTATAAGAGCTAAAGAGGGGAGTGATGTAATTTTTTCTGGTGGGAAAAATTCAAAGAAAAAAGGAATGGCAATGGTTTCTTTAATAATTGATAACAATAACTCTCTTTTAGATATAGAATATAATGAAATAAAAATAACTAGAAAAATATTTTCATCTGGAGAAAATGAATATTATATTAATGATGGTAAAGTTAGATTAAAAGATATTCACGAATTATTTATGGATACTGGTATAGGGAAAAAAGCCTATTCTGTTATTGGACAAGGAAAAGTAGAAGAGATAATAATGTCTTCACAAAAAGAGTTAAGAGAAATAATAGAAGAAGTGGCAGGAATAAAAAAAATAAAAAAGAGGAAAGAGGAAGCTGAAAAGAAATTAGAAAAATTAAATGATAACATTGAAAAAATAGAAATTATAGAAAATGGAATAGTTGAAAGATTAGGACCTTTAAAAAAACAGTATGAAAAAGCAATAAAATATAGAGAACTTAATGAAAGTTTGAATGAATATAGATATGTTATTTATAAAAAGCAAAAAGAAACTTTAGGAATAAGTTTAGAAAAAATAGGTGTTGAAAAAGATAGAAAATTAGATGAATTAGAAAAAATTAAAGAAAATTTCAAAGCGACAGAAGAAAATTTAGAAAAACAAGTTCAATTAAAAGAAGCATTACAAAATAAAATTTTTGAAAAAGAAAATTCATTAAAAGAGATTGAAACTGTTTTAAATATAAATGAAAATAATAAAATTTTATATTTTGAAAGAGAAAATAATAATAAAAAAAGTTTAGAAAAGATTAATTTGGATATAATAGAATTAAATACACTACAAGATACAAGAAAAAAAGAGATTATAAAATTAAAAAAAGATGTTAATGAAATAGAAAATGAGATAAAAAAACAATTTGAAATTTTAGAAAAAGATAAAGAAGAGGTTGATGGAATCCAAATAAAAACATTAAACTTGGAAAAATCATTAGAAAAAAGCAAAAAAGATATTTTCAATTTAGAAATAGAAAAAGCCAAGTTACAAAATAAATTAGAAAGCAAAGATAATAAAGTAAAAAAAATTGAGATACATATTAAAAATTTAGAGATAGAAAACAGAGAGGTTATAGATGAAAAACATAAAGCAATAGAGGAAAGTAATAAAATTGTAAAGAATATAGATGAAAATCGTTCTAAATTAAGAGAGATACAAATTAATATAGATGATAAGTTTGAACAGATTAAAGAATTAAAAAAAACAGTTGAAAATAAAAATGTTATAGTGGAAGAATTAAATAGAAAATTAAATAATAGAATATTAAAATCACAAGCTCTTAATAGAATGAATGAAAATTTTGAAGGATTATTTAAGGGTGTAAAAGAGATTATAAAATCAAATATAAGTGGAGTAATTTCACCATTTATGGATATAATAGAAATTCCAGAATATTTAGAAACAGCAATAGTAACAGTAGCTGGAAATAGTTTACAAGATATAGTAGTAGAGAATAGTAGTGTGGCTAAAAAATGTATAGAATTTTTAAAAAGAGAAAAAAAAGGAAGAGCATCTTTTTTGGCATTTGATATGGTTAGTAAAAGTAAGGGTGGAAAAATAGAAAAAAAAGATGGAATTCTTGGAAGATTATCAGAATTAGTAAAATATGATAATCAATATAAAGATGTTGTAGAGTTAGTTTTAGGGAATATATTAGTAGTAAAAGATGTAAATATTGGGATAAATATTCAAAAAAAGAGATCTTTTTATGGAACAATAGTAACGTTAGAAGGAGAAGTTATACATTCTAAAGGAAAAATAAGCGGTGGAGAAAAAGTTAAAAATGGCATAACTATGATATTTGAAAGAAAAAAAGAGATTAATAATATAAATGAAGAAATAACTAATATTGAAGAAATATTAGTAAAAGAAAAACAATATGAAATTAAAATTAAAAAAGATATAAATATACTTATAGATAAAATAGAAGAATTAAATATCAATAAAAGTAATATAGAGGATATTCTAAAAAAATTAGGTTCAGAAAAAGAGAAGAGAGCATATTTATTAAATAGTATAGAAAATAAATTAGAAGTTATAGAATATGAACTTAAAAATGAAAAAAACTATTTAAATGAAATTATTGAAAACAGTTCTAAACAAAACAATGAGGTTAAAATTATTGAAGAAGATATTTTAAAATTAAAAAATAATATTTTAGAGCTTGAATTTAAACTAAAAGAAAATAGAAAAAAATCTGAAAAAAATTCAGGAGAATATTATGAAAAAAAATCTAAAATTGATATTTTGAAGCAAAAAAAAGAGTTTGTTGAAAAAAATCTATTTGATAAAGAGGAACAATTAAAAAATGTTTTAGAAAATCTTAATAAAAATAACAGTCAAAGAGATATTTATATTTCTGAAATAGAAGATTTAGAGAAAAAGCTTTTAAAAATTGATGAAATATTATCTGAGAAATCAGGATTTTTGAAAAATATGCAAACTGGAATAGAACAATTAAAAGAAGAATTTTTAAATTTTCAAAATTTAGAAAAAATGAAAATAATTGAAATAAAAGAGATTGAAAAAGAGTTAATAAAAAATGAAAATAGTTATCATATAATAATAAAAGAATATGAAGTGCTGAATGATGAATTTGAACAAATAATTAAAAAGTTTTCGGAAGTTGATTATGAAGGGGAACTAGATGAAGCACTTTTAAAATTACCAGTAGATATTTTAAAATCAGAAATTAATAAATTAGAAAGAAGTATAAATAAAATTGGAGAAATTAATTTATATTCTATTGAAGAATATAAAGAATTGTCAAAAAAGTATGAAGTTTTAAAATATCAAAAAGAAGATTTGATTAATAGCAAAAAGGAACTTGAAAAATTAATAGCATCTATTTTAGAAGAGTTATTAAATAATTTTGTGTTAGCATACAAAGAATTAAAAAACAACTTTAGTTATACTTGTCAAGAGATGTTAGGAATGGCAAAAGGAGAGATATTATTAACTAATAGCGAAGATTTATTAAATACAGGTGTAGAATTAAAAGTTAAATTTAATAATAAAAAAGAGCAATCACTTAGTTTATTATCTGGAGGAGAAAAATCAATGATTGCTGTGGCGTTTATAATGGCAATCTTTATGTATAAGCCAAGTCCATTTACATTTTTTGATGAGATAGAAGCTGCTCTTGATGAAACAAATACTAAAAAGCTGATATTAATGTTGAAAAAATTTACTGAGAAATCACAATTTATTTTAATTACGCATAATAAAGAGACAATGAAAGAATCAGATACATTATATGGAGTTACTATGGATAAAAGTGAGGGAGTATCGAAATTATTGTCAGTTGATATGTAG
- a CDS encoding GNAT family N-acetyltransferase produces MIRDVKLEDSKAICDIYNYYIENTIITFELEKIDSKEMENRIKEISNKYCWIVFEEENEILGYAYIGLWKSREAYNRVSEVTVYLKKGYDRKGIGTKLLKELMNRAKKMENMHSLISVIAIPNEGSIKLHEKLGFTKAAYYKEVGYKFDNYIDVECLQYIL; encoded by the coding sequence ATGATTAGAGATGTAAAATTAGAAGATAGTAAAGCAATATGTGATATTTATAATTATTATATTGAAAATACAATAATTACTTTTGAATTAGAAAAAATAGATAGTAAAGAGATGGAGAATAGAATAAAAGAAATTTCTAATAAATATTGCTGGATAGTATTTGAAGAGGAAAATGAAATTTTAGGATATGCTTATATAGGTTTATGGAAAAGTAGAGAAGCGTATAATAGAGTATCTGAAGTTACAGTTTATTTAAAAAAGGGATATGACAGAAAAGGGATTGGGACAAAATTATTAAAAGAATTAATGAATAGAGCTAAAAAAATGGAGAATATGCATAGTTTAATAAGTGTAATAGCAATTCCTAATGAAGGAAGCATAAAATTACACGAAAAGTTAGGATTTACTAAAGCTGCATATTATAAAGAAGTGGGATATAAATTTGACAACTATATTGATGTGGAATGTTTGCAGTATATATTATAA
- a CDS encoding AAA family ATPase codes for MEELIKEKAKTVEKLKLEIGKVIVGQDYMVDRILVGIFTGGHVLLEGVPGLAKSLTVSTISKVLGTEFNRIQFTPDLLPADVIGTRMYNQPTGEFITKKGPIFSNIILADEINRAPAKVQSALLEAMQEKQVTIGEESYQLDRPFLVLATQNPLEQEGTYPLPEAQQDRFMLKLNVDYPKKDEEKIIIDRLTGEDRIEDTKLEALVSKKDIFEIRELVRKVYVSDELKNYVLDIVFKSREKSDYIECGASPRASINLILASKAIAFLNGRNYVIPDDVKEIAYDVLRHRLILTYEAEAEDLKVEDIIENILGSVNIP; via the coding sequence TTGGAAGAATTAATAAAAGAAAAAGCTAAAACAGTAGAAAAATTAAAGTTAGAAATAGGAAAAGTGATTGTAGGTCAAGATTATATGGTAGACAGAATTTTAGTAGGTATATTTACTGGAGGACACGTTTTATTAGAAGGAGTCCCTGGACTTGCAAAATCATTAACAGTGAGTACAATATCAAAAGTTTTGGGAACAGAATTTAATAGAATACAATTTACACCAGACCTTTTGCCAGCAGATGTAATAGGTACAAGAATGTATAATCAACCAACAGGAGAATTTATAACAAAAAAAGGACCGATATTCAGCAATATTATATTAGCAGATGAAATAAATAGAGCACCTGCGAAAGTTCAATCAGCACTTTTAGAAGCAATGCAAGAAAAACAAGTAACAATAGGTGAAGAAAGTTATCAATTGGACAGACCATTTTTGGTGTTAGCTACTCAAAATCCATTAGAACAAGAGGGAACGTATCCTTTGCCAGAAGCTCAACAAGATAGATTTATGTTAAAATTAAATGTAGATTATCCAAAAAAAGATGAAGAAAAGATAATAATTGATAGATTAACAGGAGAAGATAGAATTGAAGATACAAAATTGGAAGCTTTAGTTTCTAAAAAAGATATATTTGAAATTAGAGAATTAGTAAGAAAAGTTTATGTAAGTGATGAACTAAAAAATTATGTGTTGGATATAGTCTTTAAATCAAGAGAAAAATCAGATTATATAGAGTGTGGAGCATCTCCAAGAGCTTCTATTAATTTAATATTAGCTTCAAAAGCAATTGCATTTTTAAACGGAAGAAACTATGTAATTCCCGATGATGTAAAAGAGATTGCATATGACGTTTTGAGGCACAGATTAATTTTGACATATGAGGCAGAAGCTGAAGATTTGAAAGTAGAGGATATTATTGAAAATATATTAGGAAGTGTTAATATACCGTAG